Proteins encoded together in one Kitasatospora albolonga window:
- a CDS encoding disulfide bond formation protein DsbA, with the protein MSRNTAANGKTPADFWFDPLCPWAWMTSRWILEVEKVRDIEVRWHVMSLAVLNEDKLDEVPEEYRDMLENQAWGPVRVVIAAQQLHGDEVVGPLYTALGTRFHNNGEGPTREAVAGALKDVGLPAELVEYADKDTYDTELRASHQEGIDKVGQEVGTPVVAVPGPDGEQVAFFGPVVTPAPKGEEAAKLWDGTLLVASIPGFYEIKRTRTQGPVFD; encoded by the coding sequence ATGTCCCGGAACACCGCGGCGAACGGCAAGACCCCGGCCGACTTCTGGTTCGACCCGCTCTGCCCGTGGGCGTGGATGACCTCCCGCTGGATTCTGGAGGTCGAGAAGGTCCGCGACATCGAGGTCCGCTGGCACGTCATGAGCCTCGCCGTCCTGAACGAGGACAAGCTGGACGAGGTGCCCGAGGAGTACCGGGACATGCTGGAGAACCAGGCGTGGGGCCCGGTCCGGGTCGTCATCGCCGCCCAGCAGCTCCACGGCGACGAGGTCGTCGGCCCGCTCTACACGGCCCTCGGCACCCGCTTCCACAACAACGGCGAGGGCCCCACCCGCGAGGCCGTCGCGGGCGCCCTCAAGGACGTCGGCCTCCCGGCCGAGCTGGTGGAGTACGCCGACAAGGACACGTACGACACCGAACTGCGCGCCTCCCACCAGGAGGGCATCGACAAGGTCGGCCAGGAGGTCGGCACCCCGGTCGTCGCGGTGCCCGGCCCGGACGGCGAGCAGGTCGCCTTCTTCGGCCCCGTCGTCACCCCCGCCCCCAAGGGCGAGGAGGCGGCGAAGCTCTGGGACGGCACGCTGCTGGTCGCCTCCATCCCCGGCTTCTACGAGATCAAGCGGACCCGCACGCAGGGCCCGGTCTTCGACTGA
- a CDS encoding aminopeptidase N: MPGENLSRDEAQKRAELLTVDGYEVELDLRSAVGGPEGADGDENGGGGDTGPRTFRSLTTIRFRSARAGASTFADLVAPAVDAVTLNGKALDPATVFDGARVALDGLLEGENVLVVDARCAYSRTGEGMHRFVDPEDGEVYLYTQYEPADARRVFANFEQPDLKAPYRFQVTAPDGWRVWSNGAEESHEGGVWRFAETKPISTYITAVVAGPYHYVTDHYSRTFDDGTTLEIPLGAMCRKGLAKHFDADDVFLVTKQGLDFFHDHFDYPYPFGKYDQAFVPEYNLGAMENPGMVTFREEYIFRGKVTSAAYERRANVILHEMAHMWFGDLVTMEWWDDLWLKESFADFMGSFSMVEATRFTNGWITFANNRKAWAYRADQLPSTHPITADIHDLEDAKLNFDGITYAKGASVLKQLVAYVGRDAFLEGARRYFKQHAYGNTRLGDLLSVLAETSGRDMTAWSRSWLQTAGVNVLTPVAAYDATGTLTELVVVQEAAASHPELRPHRVAVGLYRRTPEGELTRYARAEVDVAGERTVVKELAGAERPDLILVNDDDLTYCKIRFDEGSLATLRDHLGSVTDPLARALCWSALWNLTRDALLPARDFVALVLAHAGRESDIGVLQMLHAWAQSALVNYAAPAWREEGGRALAEGALRELREAEPGSQHQLTWARFFAAVAGSGADFQLLGSLLDGTARIDGLEVDQELRWAFLSPLASHGVADEAAIDAELARDDTASGKRHHVRCLASRPSEAVKAQAWAAVVESDKLSNALVEATIAGFEQPSQRELLAPYADRYFEVIERIWAERSIQIGMHVVRGLFPGLQDSPETLAATDAWLTGHADAAPALRRLVLESRDDLARALRGQECDASGVTTVRGV; encoded by the coding sequence GTGCCCGGTGAAAACCTGTCCCGCGACGAGGCCCAGAAGAGGGCCGAGCTGCTGACCGTCGACGGTTACGAGGTCGAGCTCGACCTGCGCTCCGCCGTCGGCGGGCCCGAGGGGGCCGACGGGGACGAGAACGGGGGCGGCGGGGACACCGGTCCGCGGACGTTCCGGTCGCTGACCACGATCCGGTTCCGCTCCGCCCGCGCGGGCGCCTCGACCTTCGCCGACCTGGTGGCGCCCGCCGTGGACGCCGTGACGCTGAACGGGAAGGCCCTCGACCCCGCCACCGTGTTCGACGGGGCGCGGGTGGCCCTGGACGGGCTCCTGGAGGGCGAGAACGTCCTCGTGGTCGACGCCCGGTGCGCGTACAGCAGGACCGGCGAGGGCATGCACCGCTTCGTCGACCCGGAGGACGGCGAGGTCTACCTCTACACGCAGTACGAGCCGGCCGACGCCCGCCGGGTCTTCGCCAACTTCGAACAGCCGGACCTGAAGGCGCCCTACCGCTTCCAGGTGACCGCTCCGGACGGCTGGCGGGTCTGGTCCAACGGGGCCGAGGAGTCGCACGAGGGCGGGGTGTGGCGGTTCGCGGAGACGAAGCCGATCTCCACGTACATCACGGCCGTCGTCGCCGGTCCGTACCACTACGTGACCGACCACTACAGCCGTACGTTCGACGACGGCACCACCCTGGAGATCCCGCTCGGCGCGATGTGCCGCAAGGGGCTCGCCAAGCACTTCGACGCGGACGACGTCTTCCTGGTCACCAAGCAGGGCCTGGACTTCTTCCACGACCACTTCGACTACCCGTACCCCTTCGGGAAGTACGACCAGGCGTTCGTGCCGGAGTACAACCTCGGGGCGATGGAGAACCCGGGCATGGTCACCTTCCGCGAGGAGTACATCTTCCGCGGCAAGGTCACCTCGGCGGCCTACGAGCGGCGCGCCAACGTCATCCTGCACGAGATGGCCCACATGTGGTTCGGCGACCTCGTCACCATGGAGTGGTGGGACGACCTGTGGCTGAAGGAGTCCTTCGCGGACTTCATGGGCTCCTTCTCGATGGTCGAGGCGACCCGCTTCACCAACGGCTGGATCACCTTCGCCAACAACCGCAAGGCATGGGCCTACCGCGCCGACCAGCTGCCCTCCACCCACCCCATCACGGCCGACATCCACGACCTGGAGGACGCCAAGCTGAACTTCGACGGGATCACGTACGCCAAGGGCGCCTCCGTACTGAAGCAGCTCGTGGCGTACGTGGGACGCGACGCCTTCCTTGAGGGCGCGCGGCGCTACTTCAAGCAGCACGCGTACGGCAACACGCGTCTGGGCGACCTTCTTTCGGTGCTCGCCGAGACCTCCGGCCGTGACATGACGGCCTGGTCCCGGTCCTGGCTCCAGACGGCCGGGGTGAACGTGCTCACGCCCGTCGCGGCCTACGACGCGACCGGGACGCTGACCGAGCTGGTGGTGGTCCAGGAGGCCGCCGCCTCCCACCCGGAGCTGCGCCCGCACCGGGTCGCGGTCGGCCTCTACCGGCGTACGCCGGAGGGCGAGCTGACCCGGTACGCCCGCGCCGAGGTGGACGTGGCCGGGGAGCGCACGGTGGTGAAGGAGCTGGCCGGGGCGGAGCGGCCCGATCTGATCCTGGTCAACGACGACGACCTCACGTACTGCAAGATCCGCTTCGACGAGGGGTCGCTCGCCACCCTCCGCGACCACCTGGGCTCCGTCACCGACCCGCTGGCCCGCGCCCTGTGCTGGTCGGCCCTGTGGAACCTGACCCGGGACGCGCTGCTGCCCGCCCGCGACTTCGTCGCGCTGGTGCTGGCGCACGCCGGGCGCGAGAGCGACATCGGCGTCCTCCAGATGCTGCACGCCTGGGCGCAGTCGGCGCTGGTGAACTACGCCGCCCCCGCCTGGCGCGAGGAGGGCGGCCGGGCGCTGGCCGAGGGCGCGCTGCGCGAGCTGCGGGAGGCCGAGCCGGGCAGCCAGCACCAGCTGACCTGGGCCCGCTTCTTCGCGGCCGTCGCGGGCTCCGGGGCGGACTTCCAGCTGCTGGGTTCGCTGCTGGACGGCACGGCCCGGATCGACGGCCTGGAGGTCGACCAGGAGCTGCGCTGGGCCTTCCTGTCGCCACTCGCCTCGCACGGGGTGGCGGACGAGGCGGCCATCGACGCCGAACTGGCCCGCGACGACACGGCGTCCGGCAAGCGCCACCACGTACGGTGTCTGGCCTCGCGCCCCTCGGAGGCGGTCAAGGCGCAGGCGTGGGCGGCCGTCGTGGAGTCGGACAAGCTGTCCAACGCGCTGGTCGAGGCGACGATCGCGGGCTTCGAGCAGCCCTCGCAGCGGGAGCTGCTGGCCCCGTACGCGGACCGCTACTTCGAGGTGATCGAGCGGATCTGGGCGGAGCGGTCCATCCAGATCGGCATGCACGTGGTGAGGGGGCTGTTCCCCGGCCTCCAGGACAGCCCGGAGACCCTCGCGGCGACCGACGCCTGGCTGACCGGCCACGCGGACGCCGCTCCGGCGCTGCGTCGGCTCGTGCTCGAGTCCCGGGACGACCTGGCACGGGCACTGCGCGGCCAGGAGTGCGACGCCTCGGGCGTGACCACGGTCCGGGGAGTCTGA